One bacterium genomic window carries:
- the infA gene encoding translation initiation factor IF-1, producing the protein MAKKDLVTVSGQVEKILGGGRYQIKLDNEHVITAQLSGRMRRFHIRVITGDRVQCGISPYDPTHGFITYREPLGGRPKP; encoded by the coding sequence ATGGCAAAAAAGGACCTCGTGACCGTTAGCGGCCAGGTCGAGAAGATTCTCGGCGGTGGGCGCTACCAGATAAAGCTCGACAACGAGCACGTGATCACGGCCCAACTCTCGGGCCGTATGCGACGCTTCCACATCCGCGTCATCACCGGAGACCGCGTGCAATGCGGCATCTCCCCCTATGACCCCACACACGGCTTCATCACGTACAGGGAACCGCTGGGCGGACGTCCCAAGCCCTAG